aagatcatgaagttaaaaactttgctccaaacagttttgcaatgtttccaacctttataacttgatgcatataatatatatcaaaatacatttgttgtacacgcttttattagttttgcttttaaaagaaggtatttacagttataaatgttttgtgccagtgaagtaatggttgaaaaatctctatacatatgtcattttaaaataacacccaacttctatatatagtcaatacatatgtccatgttatattctagactaaatattttctcttttaaaaataaagaaaacattttttttagtttataagcAAATGTTGTAaagcaagtatgcattatacaaaataatatatatttaaaatccatccacaaaaacataaaagttgttatatGCCTCTTTTTGACACATGTacactccactatgaataaaaattaaaaaaaaaacagtattgtcatcaaactttatcacaaatccacatttgtacatctataattatgagttggacaattagttaatttgatacaataccaaagcaagaGTAATCGAAAAACCactataccaccgcatactaataagtaagacataacagataaccaaattcttgaatcttaaaacaaatttcaactcgagcatttagtgaatatcaaattaactaatatcccgcccgtagaGCGGGTCGACCCTAGTTCATGATAAATAAATGCTCATGAATGAAATGAATGGATTTCAATTTTGCATTCCATAATTTCTTGTATTCCGTTTTTCTTAGTTAATTCATTCATAATATTCATaatgtttattttgttaaaGTTTCAGGATTAAATCATAGTTGATACTTAAACATTTGATTATTAgtatacatatacaatataacctctataaattaatatttgataaattaataatctctataaattaataaattttgttggtCTCAACTTggaccggttcaaaatttgacacaaatcgataaaataataaaataatatttttatagaaaattatatataaatatatcgtcccattaaaattataaaataatttatatctatacatattttatataaataagaatctgttattatattatttgttttatattcacaattgaattatatttatatttttttaacaattaatatatttttgatgagattgaataatattatatctaaaatcacagTTCTATGctatataagtatatatgaTATCcactaaaaaatataataaaattaatataaatgtcaaattttaaaaataataattaatgtctatacattaaaatgaaatatttttttatcctagaataaatatatcttaaaataaaaaatttatataatttttttgttgtaaattaatatctctataaattaaaaaaatttcaaagtctCAAACAGTATTAATTTAAGTGTACATTGAAAATTGGACTCTACTACATTCATAAAAGTAAGATGAGACTGAAATAAAATGCGACAAAACCCATGGAGTTTAATGAGTGGGCTGTATCAACAACAAAGTTATAAACCTGAAATTACACAATTAAAAGCCCAATGTTGAATCTTATGAATAGAAAGTCCACGCGGGGGCATAAGCGCGTGTCGTCTAAATTCCTCGTCGTCGCCGTCTATAGAATTTGATCTGAATATTAAAGAGGTTCACTGTTCGCTAACCGGAGGGTTCTCCACGAACGATGACGATCGAAAGAGCTCGAGTCCCGTTGAGCCGATGGCAACAAGCTGCCGTGGCGGTGGGTTCTGCCGTCGGCGCGTTGGTGAACCCTCGTAGGGCGGATCTGATCGCCGCTCTCGGTGAAACCACCGGGAAACCAGCTTTCGAAATGGTTCttgagaggatgaagaagagtcCTGAAGGAAGAGTGAGTCTTTTTCTAAGCTTCTCGTCTTCTCTTATTACCACCAACTGATGTTTCATTAGCTACAGAGTAGTTCTATGGTGTTTCATTATTAGCTTTGAAAGCAAGAGACTTTGCTTATGGCTTTCCTCTTTGAACAATAAAGTTAAAGTCTTTGAGTCTGAATCTTGTCTCTTTTATCTCTTGGCAGGCTATCTTGCTGGAGCGTCCTCGTGTTGTGTCAGAGCAAGTAGGTCATGCTTGGGATCTACCAGACAACACATTTGGAGCTGCGTATGCCAAGTTCATGGGATCTAGAAACTTCTCTCCCGACGATCGTCCTCCTGTGAGGTTCATGGAGACAGATGAACTGGCGTATGTAGCCACACGGGCACGTGAAGTTCACGACTTGTGGCACACGCTCTTCGGCCTCCCTACGAATCTTATAGGCGAGTCGGCTCTGAAAGTGATAGAGTTTGAGCAGATGTATCTTCCGATGTGCATGCTTTCTGTGATTGGAGGCACCGTGAGGTTCAACGAGAAGCAGAGGTCAATGTTCTTTAGGCATTACTTTCCTTGGGCTGTTAGAGCTGGAAGACAGTGTACAGACCTCATGTGTGTGTACTATGAGCGTCATTTCGATGAAGACTTGGAGCAAGTCCGGAGACAATGGGGGATTATACCCGCTCCTCAACATCCTAAATGATGGAGTTTTCACACGTTTGAGAAAAGACTTGTACTCGGTTTTACACAATGTAATATGTTTTAGTTTCCGTTTGATTCAGTGAACTTGCATTGATGGGTAATAAGAGAGAAGGGGAAATGTTTTGGATTCATATGATTTGAACATTTTTCAGGAGAACATTACAAGATAAACGAATGACACAGGGTTGACAAGAAACCGACTTCTTATCATTTAAAGGCTCACATCAAACAGTTTAATAATGAGAATGCAACAACAGACacaatgtttgtttgtttgttatttttactTGCCACCAGTGAAGAGGTAATCAAGAGATGATCCACCTCCAGGAGCTGCATGAACTTTAGTGGAAGGACGGTCCTGCACAGAGATGGAAAGCATTACACAATGTTGTTTAAGAAAGAGAGTGAACATTTCATAGAGTAATGGACACACAAAGAAACAGAACATACAGTGATGAAGTTTCCGGTGTTTTGTCCTTCAGCACGGGCATAGTTGTTGACAGGAGTTTTGATACCAGCAGGGATCTCCTTGTTGATCTTAGCAGGCTCAACAGTAGTAGTAGCTGCTGCTGTTGCACTCGCAGCTGCCGGAGCTGGTGCAGGTGCAGAAGTCCTGTTGGCTGGCTCAGCAGGAGGAGCTGGAGCGGGcttaggaggaggaggagcatcacCGCCACCAAAGAGATAATTGAGTGAGCTCTGACCTCCACCACAGCTGTTTCCACGACCCATTTTGAATAAAGTGATAGACTTTTCAAACCTAGTAACAAAACCCagaatataataagataattacAAGCTATCATCGTTCAACATTCAGAGCTGTAACAAGCCCAAATGCAAAGCCGCTTACGCTAACGAATGGTAACTCAATTATGATGTAAGCGAAGAGGACATAGGGGGAAATAAAATCGGATCTAAAACCAGCGAAAGCGAATCAACATTCTTAACAGTTGAATTTATTTAGGAAATCGTTAGAGACCAAATCTCCTATAATTAAGGTTAAAACAGCATATTCGAGGGATCAAAACAGAGGAATAATCTACGATCTAAACGAAGAAATCGAAATGGAGAAGAAAAGAGCTTGAAAACCAAACCTTGGGGGTGAAATTGGAGATCAGAtctagaagaaggagaagaagatgcaaACGCAGACTCAGTAGAACTGACTACAGAGTCATAAGCGTTACCCCCAGTCTCTCTATTATATAAACTAGAGTCATAAGGCGGTTTTGTTAGTGTCAGGGTACCGGTTCAATTGTTCGGTTCTTTGGTTAACCATCAATTTCAAATGCTCataaatagtaaaaatttaacAGCTTTATCTGAATTCAGAAAGGTGGTTATCCAAAACCGGTCGGTAAATTTATAGGAGGTGTCATATGATTATTCTGGTATTTGGAGCTAAACATTATTCAATTAGTAGTAACACAAGACAAAACCAGTGTAATTATTGGTGCTTTTCACGAAATTCACGACGGTAACCGATAATTTCAAGTTTTCAACAGAGAGTGAGGTTTGTGGGCCATTATCATGTAATGGCCGGTCTTTGTCATTTGTCCGAATCTCATTTtctatcatttaaaattttgaactttGAAACCAAAAAAAGACATCTTCAGaacaataaaagaaaagagaCGTTTTAAAGATTCATGTAGCAGCAGCAGGAGGAGCTAATAGTAGTTCATCATCATGTTTACTCTGGTTAAAGTAATAGTTTCCACCAGTAGCAAGCAACACTAAGCTCAATGCCCCAACCTTCCATGacaaccctaaacccaaaacactgGAGGAGGAATCAACCTTCTTCTTTTCAACCTGAACTGGTTTAGAATccgattttttcaacttcctgaaCAATGAGTAAGCTTCCACTTCTTCCACTGTCAATGCCGGTTTAAGCGACTTCTTTGCGGTTAAAAAATGGCGGTTGAACATGTAAAGGTTGTGATTATATTGAATAATAAGAATGATACAAGTAGTGTTTATATACATGAGTTAGTTTCCTAAAACAATGGAGAAGAGAATATTCACAAATGATTCTCATATCTCTTACacgccccctcaagatggagtgTCCGCAGTAACTCCAATCTTGTTTCTCAGCTCCATGAATCTGGCACGCGATAGAGGTTTTGTTAGAGCATCCGCTAGTTGATCTCTCGTATTAACATGACTGACTCGAAGTGCTCCACGCGTGACCTGCCCTCTAACAAAGTGATAGTCAATAGCAATATGCTTCATGCGAGAGTGGAACACAGGATTCGCACATAAGAACGTTGCCCCAACATTGTCGCAGTGTATGAGCGGTGAAGAAGGTAACTGAATGCCTAGCTCGGTCAAGAGATTGCATATCCAGGACAGCTCAGCAGCAGTGTTTGCAACCGCGCGATATTCTGCTTCAGTCGAGGATCTCGCAACCCCTCGTTGCTTCCTGCTCATCCATGATATAGGGTGATTACCCAAGTATACAATGTAAGCATTTGTAGAGATGTAATCATCCGagtcaccagcccaatctgcatctgaATACGCGTGGAGGATCATTTTGTTGGCGGCAGAGAAGTAGATGCCATGGGTCGGTGTTCCAGCTAAGTAACGCAAGATTCGCTTTGCAGCCTGCCAATGATCATCAGTTGGTTTGTGCATGAACTGAGATAGCTTGTTAACTGCAAATCCAATATCTGGGCGAGTGAATTGCAGGTACTGTAGGCTGCCAATTAGCTGACGAAACTTGGAGGGATCCAGGAGAGGTGTGCCCGAGTCGAGTTGAAGTTTTGGAGAGGACGCCATTGGTGTTGTAACTGGACGAGCattagtcatgtcatatttggCTAAGacatcaaggatgtacttccgCTGATTCAAGTGCATGCCAGAGGAAGTGCGATGAGCTTCAATCCCCAAGAAGTAATTGAGATCTTCCAGGTCTTTCACAGAGAACCTCTCAGCAAGAAGTTGTAAGACCCGCTTGATGGACGTTTTCGAGTTACCCGTGATCAGAATATCATCGACATATATAAGCACATATGTCAACTCCGTCCCTCGTTTGAGAATAAACAAAGATGTGTCTGCAAGAGAATTATAGAAGCCAAGACTGAGAAGAAAAGTACGCAATTCAGTATACCAGGCTCTCGGAGCTTGTTTGAGGCCATAAACTGCTTTCTTGAGGCGACAAACATAATCTGGTTTGTCAGTATCGATGAATCCAGGTGGCTGCTCCATATATACCTCTTCGGTTAGTGTTCCTTGAAGAAACGCATTATTCACATCAAGTTGCTGAACCGGCCAACCACTACTTACTGCAATGTCCAAAACCAATCGTAGTGTCGTTGATTTGATAACCGGGCTGAACGTTTCAGTGTAGTCGCGTCCTCTTTGTTGGTTATAGCCTTTCGCAACCAGACGAGATTTGCAGCATCTATGAGAACCGTTAGAGTAGAACTTGTTCGTGTGGATCCAACGGCAAGCAATGACATTATGATGACGAGGCCGCGGTACAAGTGCAAATGTGTCATTGCGCGCAAATGCATCTATCTCTTTGGACATGGATCCACGCCACCTCTCATCCTTGAGAGCTTGTTTGAGAGTAGTCGGTTCTGCTGGAATAATTGTAGACAGGGCAGCCATGTAGTTGTACTTCGTGTTAGGCTTGACAATCTGATTTTTTCTGCGTGTAACCATGCGATGATGATTTTCAGTTGAGGCGACAACAGCAGGAGCTGATGCTGAAGCTGTCGTTGATGTAGATGGAGGCAGAGGAGGCAAAGATGCCGTGGGTAACACCGTAGGGACTGATGGTGTTGTTTCCGTTGGTGCAGCAGTCGTAGCCGGCAAGCTACCAGTTCCAGAAGAATTCTCCTGAACCTGCAGATGAGGATCCAAGCTCGTGGGTGCCGTTGGCTGTACGAATGGCGGCTGGGTTTCTGGTGTGGTTTGGGTTGGGACAATGGTTACAGGTGGAGAAGATACAGTAGGTGATTCTTCGTCAGGTGGGGTCGGAGGTCTTGTGGCTAGACGGGGAAAGGGGAAGGTGTGCTCGTCAAAGGTGACATGTCGCGAAACATAAATGCGACCGGAGCTGGTGTGCAAGCAAAAATACGCACTCTGCGACGGAGAATATCCAATGAACACACAAGGCATTGATCTGTCTTCCATTTTGTTTGCATTGTAAGGCCGCAGCCAAGGAAAACAAAGACAGCCATAAATCCGAGTCTTGAGGTAATTTGGTTGAGTTTGGAAGAGTTTATGACAGGGAGTGTCCATGTTTAGGACGGGAGTGGGAAGACGGTTTATCAAGTATGTAGCAGTAGCAAAGGCAAAGGTCCAGTATTTCTTGGGCATGGAGGAATGGGTGAGAAGAGTAAGCCCAGTTTCCACGATATGCCTATGTTTCCGCTCGGCAATTCCATTGTGTTCTGGGGTGTGGGGTGGGGATGTAAGGTGAGAGATATCGGCTTCTCGTAACACTGATCGTAAAGAGATATATTCACCACCATTGTCAGAGAACAATGTTCCGATCTTGGCAGAGAATTTATTCTCAACGAGACTGCGGAAGGCTTTGAAAGTTTCCAGGGTTTGGGATTTGGTTTTGAGAGGGTAAAGCCAAGTATATCGAGTGTAATGGTCCACAAAGACAAGGTAATATTTGAAGTTATCAATAGAGAGAATGGGAGAGGTCCATAAGTCTGAGAAGATATATTGTAATGGTTTTGTGGAGGTGATAGAAGATTGGGCAAAAGgtaatttatgagttttattgATGGCACAATCTGAACATAAAGTGGTTTGTGTTACAGACTTAGCAACTGGTAAAGAAAAACTGGAAACAATAGACTGAAGAATAGTAGAGGATGGATGTCCTAGGCGAAAATGCCAATCAGACAGCTTTGGTTTGGAAGAGGTGGAGGCGTAGAAGGTTTGATGGTTTGGTGGTTTGGTAGGCCATTCGTACAACTCATCCTTGGTCGTGCCTTGGATCAACGGGACCCCCGAGCTCAATTCCTTCACCTGAAAGTAAGCAGGGAAAAATTCAACCGAAACTTTGTTAGCATTGCATAAGCGATAGACAGAGATCAGGTTCTTTTTAATATCAGGGACACATAAGACATTATTGAGCTTCAACTGTTTGGTAAGagtagggagagagagagagccagtATGAGTTATCGATAAACCTGATCCGTCACCAATGAGAACCGAGTCTGAACCGTTGTATGGCTGCGTGAGCTTCATGTTTTGAAGTTCACTGGTGATGTGATGGGTTGCGCCTGAGTCCATGAGCCATGCGTTGGTAGGATTCTGAGCCGAGACAGCTAGGTTGGCGCGAGGTTGCCATGGTTGAAACGGTGAGGAGTTGTAGCCGGAGTTCGAAGACTGCGCCAGTTGTGGACAACGTCTGGCGCTGTGACCAAACACACTGCAAATCTGGCACTTCCCTTGATATCCTTTGGATGTGCGAGTGTCTTGGCGCGGTGAGTTGTTGTAGGATTGCGGAGGTTTGTTGGTGTTGTTGCTCCAGTTGGAATTGTTTGATCGGTATTGTTGATTGTTGTTGTGTTGACGTGGGCGAGAAGTCGCGACATTAGCCGTTACCGGAACTGTGTTCAAAGACGTTGTGTTTTGAGAGAGGAGTTTGGCTTCCTTGTTGATCAACTTTTCATGAATCTCAACAATTGAAGGTGTGGTGTCACGGCCCTCCACTTGGTCAGTAACAGACTTGTAGTCTTCAGGGAGTCCATCGATGATGTACTCTATCTTGTCCTCATGGTCCAGCGGTTTCCCAAGGAGAGCTAGCTGATCAAATCGAGTCGTCAGGCCTCTCATGTAGTCATCAATCGTCTTGTCACCTTTGGTGAAGTGTTTGAGTTGAAGGCGGAGTTGTTGAATGTGGCCACGGCTAGGTGTAGCGTACGTCGCACTCAAAGACTTCCACACATCGTGAGATATTTTCGTGTTAGTCACCAGTGCTTGGATAGGAGCAGAGAGAGCGCCAATAAGACCACTGTAGATGAGGCGGTCTTGACGACGCCATTTGGTGTGTTCAGGGTTTACCGTGAGGATCTCGTTCACAGTAATCATCTCGTCAGGTTCGGTTTTGCTACCGTCAATGTAGCCAGCAAGATCATAACCTTCAAGGAGAGCATGGATCTGAAGATTCCAAGTCATGAAGTTGGTTGATGTGAGCTTTGTGATGTTGCTCATGTTAACATTGAGAAGAGATTTAGAGGCATCAACGACTTCGGCGGTGTTGTTGTTCATCGTgaaggagaaagaaaaaaaaatttaggttttGACGGCTAAAAGAGATTAGGGTTACCGATGGCTCTTGATACCATGTAAAGGTTGTGATTATATTGAATAATAAGAATGATACAAGTAGTGTTTATATACATGAGTTAGTTTCCTAAAACAATGGAGAAGAGAATATTCACACATGATTCTCATATCTCTTACAGAACACACCCGTTGCTGCAAAGTCTTCTCTAAGCGACACTGTTCCGCTTTCTCTGCACAGACCCTCCAGCTCTGCTCCAGTAAAGAGCTCTGTTTCCTCTGCGATTCTTCTGAGATCAACGTCCTCTCCTAGCCTCATGTTGCGTTATGCACTTGCAGTATCTCTAACCGAGCTTCTACATCAGGCGGTGGCACGTACATCACCTAAACAAAGTCATAGCAAATCCAACTCTTCTGTTCAAAAAGTGATCTAATATGAGTACTTACGAGATCAAATCTACCAGGTCGCATTAGTGCTGCATCAATTGCATAAGGGCGGTTTGTGGCAGCCAAGACAAGAATTCCCTAAACCGAACACTCATCAATATCATTTTATTGAATCTATTAAAAAAGCTATGAAGTTcttgtttgtttatatatatataccttggCTTCTTCAAGACCATCCATTTCGGTTAAGAGTGTAGATAGAAGTCTTTCTCCAACTGTTGAACTATTGCTCGAGGAGCCCTCTTCACCTCTATAACGATCCATCACGGAAGTTAAAGAGTCTATAAACGTGAAAGCAGGAAGCTtggagagatagagagagacagAACCTTTTACAAGCGACAACATCAGCTTCATCAAAGAATATTATACTTGGTGCAGCAAGTCTAGCTCTTTGAAACATATTCCGTAACAATGCTTCTCCTTCTCCAACATACATTGAAAATAGCTCCGCACAGCTGAATCACACAAGAAAAAGTCAGTTCCTTTGCACAAGCTTCATAACCAAAAGGTGTTCCATAAAGATTATACcttaaggaaaagaaggaaGCTTGAGCAGCATTTGCAGCGGCTTTAGCAAGAGTTGTCTTTGAGCAACCTGGAGGACCGTGGAGGAGTATTCCACGCATCGGTGAAATGCCCATTTTTGTAAATGCAGCTGAGTGTTTGATTGGCCATTCAACAGCTTGCTGGAGCTTTTTCTGTCCGCAACATGAAACGAATCAGTCCCAATGAATGAGGAAGACAACAGTGTTTGAAGCTACAACTCTTTTTTTGGAAGTATTGACCTTTAAATCTTTAAGGCCACCAACGTCGTCCCATGTCACTTTAGGGATGTCAACTGTGATGCCTCTTGTTAAACTTGGACCAACCACAGATTTTGCAACCTTGAAGTCTTGCAGTGTTAGGATAAGAGAATCTGCTGATCTTTTGCTTGCGCACATGGTCGCTTCACGACATAAAGCTTCCAAATCTGCTCCAACATAACCGTTGCAAGATGTTGCTATGGCTTGGAGATCAACACTAGGATCTAAACTGAGTTTCTTCGTGTACAGCTGAAAGAAGTAGCAAACATAAAGCTCACAAGAACCAAAAAGTTCTCACTTAAGCAGCAATTTAAGAAGTTAATAATATTACCAGCAGGATTTTGAAACGATCCTCCTCATTAGGCGTGCTCACTTCAACTAAGGTATCAAACCGTCCCGCCCTTCTTAGCGCTGGGTCAATTGCATCCACCCTTGTTGACAAATCCGGAGAAAACCATTCAAACACAAAGAAAGCTAAAACCAAATTCATGTTTTTTAAGGTAAGACAAGAACTTATTAGTGGATGCTACTACAACAACTCTTGGTGGAGATGATGAAGGCTTGTTTGAGTCCATGAGTGTAAAGAGCTGCGAAGCAATACGAACATCTTGCTCTCCTCTACATTTTAAGAGCGAATCAAATTATTTCTCAGTCTCTTATAGTCTTATATACTACGGGGTAACAAATATCTGAGTGAGATACAATACCTATACACAAGTTCATAGCTTTGATGAACCCAACACACTTTGAGCTCAGTATACAACTTTGATGTACCCAACACACtttttgtctgaaaaaaaaaaactcaagcgCTGTAGAAGAGTCTACCTTTCCGGTTCCAGGAGGGCCGTCCAGGAGCAACCCTCTAGACCACTGCATTGACGAGTTCAAGCAGAAAAAATATTAACCTGAACATAAACTGAAAAGCCAAGATTAGGTGTAAGGATGGTTACTTTGAGACCAAGAGTTCGAGCTTCGAGAGGGTAGCGGAAAGGGAAGACGATGAGTTCTCGAAGCGCTTGCAATGCCCTCTCGTTGCCGCCAATTTCTGATTCCGCTCGCCGTGTATCATCGCCGTTGATGTCCTCGCTTTCCATCAGAGTAAACGCAAGAAAGGACCAGACTTTGGGATTGAGAACCAAACCGTGGGAAGAAGATAATTACGCTAGGTGTTTTGGTTTTCTTGTAGTTTTCCAATTTTAACCCTATTATAGTTTTCAACAAACATTTGAAAACTGATGATGATGTCACATGCATCAGTATCAAGTtagcaaaatcaagtttttaaaCGGGAAAAACATGAAATTGTACTCCTTTGTATAAAGTACAAGA
This genomic interval from Brassica napus cultivar Da-Ae chromosome A6, Da-Ae, whole genome shotgun sequence contains the following:
- the LOC106396674 gene encoding cell division control protein 48 homolog B-like isoform X5, with amino-acid sequence MIHGERNQKLAATRGHCKRFENSSSSLSATLSKLELLVSNGLEGCSWTALLEPERGEQDVRIASQLFTLMDSNKPSSSPPRVVVVASTNKVDAIDPALRRAGRFDTLVEVSTPNEEDRFKILLLYTKKLSLDPSVDLQAIATSCNGYVGADLEALCREATMCASKRSADSLILTLQDFKVAKSVVGPSLTRGITVDIPKVTWDDVGGLKDLKKKLQQAVEWPIKHSAAFTKMGISPMRGILLHGPPGCSKTTLAKAAANAAQASFFSLSCAELFSMYVGEGEALLRNMFQRARLAAPSIIFFDEADVVACKRGEEGSSSNSSTVGERLLSTLLTEMDGLEEAKGILVLAATNRPYAIDAALMRPGRFDLVMYVPPPDVEARLEILQVHNAT
- the LOC106396674 gene encoding cell division control protein 48 homolog B-like isoform X1, with translation MESEDINGDDTRRAESEIGGNERALQALRELIVFPFRYPLEARTLGLKWSRGLLLDGPPGTGKVDSSTALEFFFFRQKVCWVHQSCILSSKCVGFIKAMNLCIEESKMFVLLRSSLHSWTQTSLHHLHQELLVDAIDPALRRAGRFDTLVEVSTPNEEDRFKILLLYTKKLSLDPSVDLQAIATSCNGYVGADLEALCREATMCASKRSADSLILTLQDFKVAKSVVGPSLTRGITVDIPKVTWDDVGGLKDLKKKLQQAVEWPIKHSAAFTKMGISPMRGILLHGPPGCSKTTLAKAAANAAQASFFSLSCAELFSMYVGEGEALLRNMFQRARLAAPSIIFFDEADVVACKRGEEGSSSNSSTVGERLLSTLLTEMDGLEEAKGILVLAATNRPYAIDAALMRPGRFDLVMYVPPPDVEARLEILQVHNAT
- the LOC106396674 gene encoding cell division control protein 48 homolog B-like isoform X7: MDSNKPSSSPPRVVVVASTNKVDAIDPALRRAGRFDTLVEVSTPNEEDRFKILLLYTKKLSLDPSVDLQAIATSCNGYVGADLEALCREATMCASKRSADSLILTLQDFKVAKSVVGPSLTRGITVDIPKVTWDDVGGLKDLKKKLQQAVEWPIKHSAAFTKMGISPMRGILLHGPPGCSKTTLAKAAANAAQASFFSLSCAELFSMYVGEGEALLRNMFQRARLAAPSIIFFDEADVVACKRGEEGSSSNSSTVGERLLSTLLTEMDGLEEAKGILVLAATNRPYAIDAALMRPGRFDLVMYVPPPDVEARLEILQVHNAT
- the LOC106396688 gene encoding ubiquinone biosynthesis protein COQ4 homolog, mitochondrial, with product MTIERARVPLSRWQQAAVAVGSAVGALVNPRRADLIAALGETTGKPAFEMVLERMKKSPEGRAILLERPRVVSEQVGHAWDLPDNTFGAAYAKFMGSRNFSPDDRPPVRFMETDELAYVATRAREVHDLWHTLFGLPTNLIGESALKVIEFEQMYLPMCMLSVIGGTVRFNEKQRSMFFRHYFPWAVRAGRQCTDLMCVYYERHFDEDLEQVRRQWGIIPAPQHPK
- the LOC106396674 gene encoding cell division control protein 48 homolog B-like isoform X6, which translates into the protein MFVLLRSSLHSWTQTSLHHLHQELLVDAIDPALRRAGRFDTLVEVSTPNEEDRFKILLLYTKKLSLDPSVDLQAIATSCNGYVGADLEALCREATMCASKRSADSLILTLQDFKVAKSVVGPSLTRGITVDIPKVTWDDVGGLKDLKKKLQQAVEWPIKHSAAFTKMGISPMRGILLHGPPGCSKTTLAKAAANAAQASFFSLSCAELFSMYVGEGEALLRNMFQRARLAAPSIIFFDEADVVACKRGEEGSSSNSSTVGERLLSTLLTEMDGLEEAKGILVLAATNRPYAIDAALMRPGRFDLVMYVPPPDVEARLEILQVHNAT
- the LOC106396674 gene encoding cell division control protein 48 homolog B-like isoform X4, which encodes MESEDINGDDTRRAESEIGGNERALQALRELIVFPFRYPLEARTLGLKWSRGLLLDGPPGTGKVDSSTALEFFFFRQKVCWVHQSCILSSKCVGFIKAMNLCIEESKMFVLLRSSLHSWTQTSLHHLHQELLVDAIDPALRRAGRFDTLVEVSTPNEEDRFKILLLYTKKLSLDPSVDLQAIATSCNGYVGADLEALCREATMCASKRSADSLILTLQDFKVAKSVVGPSLTRGITVDIPKVTWDDVGGLKDLKKKLQQAVEWPIKHSAAFTKMGISPMRGILLHGPPGCSKTTLAKAAANAAQASFFSLSCAELFSMYVGEGEALLRNMFQRARLAAPSIIFFDEADVVACKRGEEGSSSNSSTVGERLLSTLLTEMDGLEEAKGILVLAATNRPYAIDAALMRPGRFDLLG
- the LOC106396698 gene encoding protein SPIRAL1; this translates as MGRGNSCGGGQSSLNYLFGGGDAPPPPKPAPAPPAEPANRTSAPAPAPAAASATAAATTTVEPAKINKEIPAGIKTPVNNYARAEGQNTGNFITDRPSTKVHAAPGGGSSLDYLFTGGK
- the LOC106396674 gene encoding cell division control protein 48 homolog B-like isoform X2 encodes the protein MESEDINGDDTRRAESEIGGNERALQALRELIVFPFRYPLEARTLGLKWSRGLLLDGPPGTGKVDSSTALEFFFFRQKVCWVHQSCILSSKCVGFIKAMNLCIEESKMFVLLRSSLHSWTQTSLHHLHQELLVDAIDPALRRAGRFDTLVEVSTPNEEDRFKILLLYTKKLSLDPSVDLQAIATSCNGYVGADLEALCREATMCASKRSADSLILTLQDFKVAKSVVGPSLTRGITVDIPKVTWDDVGGLKDLKKKLQQAVEWPIKHSAAFTKMGISPMRGILLHGPPGCSKTTLAKAAANAAQASFFSLSCAELFSMYVGEGEALLRNMFQRARLAAPSIIFFDEADVVACKRGEEGSSSNSSTVGERLLSTLLTEMDGLEEAKGILVLAATNRPYAIDAALMRPGRFDLKLG
- the LOC106396674 gene encoding cell division control protein 48 homolog B-like isoform X3, which encodes MESEDINGDDTRRAESEIGGNERALQALRELIVFPFRYPLEARTLGLKWSRGLLLDGPPGTGKVDSSTALEFFFFRQKVCWVHQSCILSSKCVGFIKAMNLCIEESKMFVLLRSSLHSWTQTSLHHLHQELLVDAIDPALRRAGRFDTLVEVSTPNEEDRFKILLLYTKKLSLDPSVDLQAIATSCNGYVGADLEALCREATMCASKRSADSLILTLQDFKVAKSVVGPSLTRGITVDIPKVTWDDVGGLKDLKKKLQQAVEWPIKHSAAFTKMGISPMRGILLHGPPGCSKTTLAKAAANAAQASFFSLSCAELFSMYVGEGEALLRNMFQRARLAAPSIIFFDEADVVACKRGEEGSSSNSSTVGERLLSTLLTEMDGLEEAKGILVLAATNRPYAIDAALMRPGDVRATA